In Prosthecochloris sp. GSB1, the following proteins share a genomic window:
- the rpmI gene encoding 50S ribosomal protein L35, translating into MPKMKSHRGACKRFKKTASGKIKRERMNGSHNLEKKNRKRTRRLHQSTLVDGSQEKQIKRMILA; encoded by the coding sequence ATGCCAAAAATGAAATCACACCGCGGCGCATGCAAGCGGTTCAAAAAAACTGCGTCGGGAAAAATCAAGCGCGAACGGATGAACGGTTCTCACAACCTCGAAAAGAAAAACAGGAAAAGAACCCGTCGCCTGCATCAGTCCACGCTGGTCGACGGATCCCAGGAAAAGCAGATCAAACGCATGATCCTGGCCTGA